Proteins encoded by one window of Zetaproteobacteria bacterium:
- a CDS encoding DNA-binding response regulator: MTRPPRDHTVLIVEDDPVVRKFLHLAVDQTPQLQVTASVAGCAEAMDALRRRPAEVLLVDLSLPDGDGIDLIRAARALDPPAECMVVTMHADHHHLVRAIRAGATGYLLKDALPDNIGLSIIELLAGGSPISPSIARRLLEELQQEQQEAGGGDEDTVELSPRELEVLQLMAEGHLRKQIAERLGVSPHTINSHIRRIYRKLEVRNNAAAVGKARRLELIPD; encoded by the coding sequence ATGACCCGACCGCCGCGCGACCACACCGTCCTGATCGTCGAGGACGACCCGGTGGTGCGCAAGTTCCTCCACCTGGCCGTCGACCAGACGCCGCAGCTGCAGGTGACCGCCTCGGTCGCCGGCTGCGCCGAGGCGATGGATGCGCTGCGGAGACGGCCGGCGGAGGTGCTGCTGGTCGATCTCTCGCTGCCCGACGGCGACGGCATCGACCTGATCCGCGCCGCCCGCGCCCTCGACCCGCCGGCCGAGTGCATGGTGGTGACCATGCATGCCGACCACCACCATCTGGTGCGGGCGATCCGCGCCGGCGCCACCGGCTACCTGCTCAAGGACGCCCTGCCCGACAACATCGGACTGAGCATCATCGAACTGCTCGCCGGCGGCTCGCCGATCAGCCCCTCCATCGCCCGGCGGTTGCTGGAGGAGCTGCAGCAGGAGCAGCAAGAGGCGGGCGGCGGCGACGAGGATACGGTCGAGCTGAGTCCGCGCGAACTGGAGGTGCTGCAGCTGATGGCCGAGGGGCACCTGCGCAAGCAGATCGCCGAGCGGCTCGGGGTGAGCCCGCACACCATCAACAGCCATATCCGCCGCATCTACCGCAAGCTGGAGGTGCGCAACAACGCCGCCGCGGTCGGCAAGGCGCGCCGGCTGGAACTCATTCCGGACTAG
- the trmB gene encoding tRNA (guanosine(46)-N7)-methyltransferase TrmB, whose amino-acid sequence MRLQRDFRDAHLQRELRTYGRKNGFVTKGQQARMARWLPHIGLPREERLATDGAPWVMEIGFGNGDFLVHMAREHPDWRLLGVEIYLPGVAKAIARLEDAGVIERCRISQLPAQFVLEHQLAEAALHGIVINHPDPWPKKRHHKRRLIQPEFARLLASRLAPGGFLQLATDKPDLAEWMRDILDRTEGLHNQGGPDGFVPRDADRPWTKFERRGARAGRASLFLEYRRVA is encoded by the coding sequence ATGCGACTGCAACGCGACTTCCGCGACGCCCACCTGCAGCGCGAGCTGCGCACCTATGGGCGCAAGAACGGCTTCGTCACCAAGGGGCAGCAGGCGCGCATGGCGCGCTGGCTGCCGCACATCGGCCTGCCCAGGGAGGAGCGCCTCGCCACCGACGGCGCCCCGTGGGTGATGGAGATCGGCTTCGGCAACGGCGACTTCCTCGTCCACATGGCCCGGGAGCACCCCGACTGGCGGCTGCTCGGCGTGGAGATCTACCTCCCCGGCGTGGCCAAGGCGATCGCCCGGCTGGAGGATGCCGGGGTGATCGAGCGCTGCCGCATCTCGCAGCTGCCGGCGCAGTTCGTACTCGAACACCAGCTGGCCGAGGCCGCGCTGCACGGCATCGTCATCAACCACCCCGACCCGTGGCCCAAGAAGCGCCACCACAAGCGGCGGCTGATCCAGCCGGAGTTCGCCCGGCTGCTGGCCAGCCGCCTCGCCCCGGGCGGCTTTCTCCAGCTGGCCACCGACAAGCCCGACCTGGCCGAATGGATGCGTGACATCCTCGACCGCACCGAAGGGCTGCACAATCAGGGCGGCCCCGACGGCTTCGTACCGCGCGACGCCGACCGCCCGTGGACCAAGTTCGAGCGGCGCGGCGCGCGTGCGGGGCGGGCCAGCCTCTTCCTCGAATACCGGAGGGTCGCATGA
- the trxA gene encoding thioredoxin TrxA, which produces MASDNIIEVSDDTFEQSVLGHSGPVLVDFWAPWCGPCRQIAPILDEIADEMAGKITVAKINIDDNPNTPGRYGVRGIPTLMIFEGGKVQGTKVGAVNKARLREFINEHL; this is translated from the coding sequence ATGGCATCCGACAACATCATCGAGGTAAGCGACGACACCTTCGAGCAGAGCGTGCTCGGCCACTCCGGGCCGGTTCTGGTCGACTTCTGGGCGCCGTGGTGCGGCCCGTGCAGGCAGATCGCGCCGATCCTCGACGAGATCGCCGACGAGATGGCCGGCAAGATCACCGTCGCCAAGATCAACATCGACGACAACCCCAACACGCCGGGCAGATACGGCGTGCGCGGCATCCCGACCCTGATGATCTTCGAGGGGGGGAAGGTACAGGGGACCAAGGTCGGTGCGGTCAACAAGGCCCGGCTGCGCGAGTTCATCAACGAGCATCTTTGA
- a CDS encoding glycine dehydrogenase subunit 2 → MGGETSALLHEEPLIFEQQHDAPEFSLPGIDADAPPEALAPFLRARPAAIPHLSEPEAVRHFVRLSQWNHHIESGFYPLGSCTMKYNPRLHEELVRLPGLAELHPDQPEETVQGMLALLYELQQWLGEISGLPHVTLQPAAGAHGELTGMMMIRAFHDARGADQRRKVLIPDSAHGTNPASAALCGFTPVEIPSGKDGRIDLDVLRAHLGDDVAALMLTNPNTSGMFEQQIGEITALVHEAGGLVYGDGANLNAMVGIARPGDMGIDCLHINVHKTFATPHGGGGPGAGPVAVTPELAPFLPEPHITREEDGRFRLQRPAQSIGPVLGAIGHSGVLLRAAAYIAAFGRDHLHRIAEDAVLNANYVRVRLQEAYHLPFPGICKHECLLTDAWQNRHGVKTLDIAKALIDRGFHPMTVYFPLIVHGAMLIEPTESEAKATLDAFCDAMLDLARQAEEGAAAEMQQAPRRTPRRRLDETRAARRPQLVWPEEQATP, encoded by the coding sequence ATGGGTGGAGAAACGAGCGCCCTGCTGCACGAAGAGCCGCTCATCTTCGAGCAGCAGCACGACGCGCCCGAGTTCAGCCTGCCGGGCATCGATGCCGACGCGCCGCCGGAGGCGCTCGCCCCCTTCCTGCGCGCCCGGCCTGCGGCGATCCCCCACCTCTCCGAGCCGGAGGCGGTGCGCCACTTCGTCCGCCTGTCGCAGTGGAACCACCACATCGAGAGCGGCTTCTACCCGCTCGGCTCCTGCACCATGAAGTACAACCCGCGGCTGCACGAGGAGCTGGTCCGCCTGCCCGGACTGGCCGAGCTCCATCCCGATCAGCCGGAGGAGACGGTGCAGGGAATGCTCGCCCTGCTCTACGAGCTGCAGCAGTGGCTGGGCGAGATCAGCGGCCTGCCCCATGTGACGCTGCAGCCGGCCGCCGGCGCCCACGGCGAGCTGACCGGCATGATGATGATCCGCGCCTTCCACGACGCCCGTGGGGCCGACCAGCGACGCAAGGTGTTGATCCCCGACTCGGCCCACGGCACCAACCCGGCCAGTGCCGCGCTGTGCGGCTTCACCCCGGTGGAGATCCCCTCGGGGAAGGACGGCCGCATCGACCTCGATGTGCTGCGCGCCCACCTCGGCGACGATGTGGCGGCGCTGATGCTGACCAACCCCAACACCAGCGGCATGTTCGAGCAACAGATCGGCGAGATCACCGCGCTGGTGCACGAGGCCGGCGGGCTGGTCTACGGCGACGGCGCCAACCTCAACGCCATGGTCGGCATCGCCCGCCCCGGCGACATGGGCATCGACTGCCTGCACATCAATGTACACAAGACCTTCGCCACACCGCACGGCGGCGGCGGGCCGGGGGCGGGGCCGGTGGCGGTCACCCCCGAGCTGGCCCCCTTCCTGCCCGAGCCGCACATCACCCGGGAGGAGGACGGCCGCTTCCGGCTGCAGAGGCCGGCGCAGTCGATCGGCCCGGTGCTCGGCGCCATCGGCCACTCCGGTGTGTTGCTGCGCGCCGCCGCCTACATCGCCGCCTTCGGCCGCGACCACCTGCACCGCATCGCCGAAGATGCCGTGCTCAACGCCAACTATGTCCGCGTACGGCTCCAGGAAGCCTACCACCTCCCCTTCCCCGGCATCTGCAAGCACGAATGCCTGCTGACCGATGCCTGGCAGAACCGCCACGGCGTCAAGACCCTGGACATCGCCAAGGCACTGATCGACCGCGGCTTCCACCCGATGACGGTCTACTTCCCGCTCATCGTCCACGGCGCCATGCTGATCGAGCCGACGGAGAGCGAAGCCAAAGCCACCCTCGACGCCTTCTGCGACGCCATGCTCGATCTGGCGCGTCAGGCCGAGGAGGGGGCGGCAGCAGAGATGCAGCAGGCGCCACGGCGCACCCCGCGCCGCCGCCTGGACGAAACCCGCGCCGCCCGCCGGCCGCAGCTGGTCTGGCCGGAGGAGCAGGCAACCCCTTAG
- a CDS encoding methyltransferase domain-containing protein, which translates to MRQSVLDRYSGGAKAREEALCCPVEYDRRLLEPLPQEIIERDYGCGDPSRYVRPGDVVLDLGSGGGKICYMAAQLVGEEGAVIGVDMNDDMLALARKYQREMAEKLGGDRVRFLKGLIQDLALDLAATDRWLAEHPITSHRGLAALHAFQREQRATAPLIADGTIDLVISNCVLNLVDHHEKPRLFREIFRVLRPGGRVAISDIVADRPVPQALMEDPELWSGCISGAMEEQAFLDAFSAAGLCGVRIDKREPTPWREVEGIAFRAITVTAEKPSAAATEEQMRRVIYRGPFARVTDERGGCFVRGAATPVDAAGWALLQSAPYRDHFLPADPTEEEAEAPSSGCRPGGGCC; encoded by the coding sequence ATGAGACAGAGTGTACTGGACCGCTACTCCGGCGGCGCGAAGGCGCGCGAGGAGGCCCTCTGCTGCCCGGTGGAGTACGACCGCCGCCTGCTGGAGCCGCTGCCGCAGGAGATCATCGAGCGCGACTACGGCTGCGGCGATCCGTCGCGCTATGTGCGCCCCGGCGATGTGGTGCTCGACCTCGGCTCGGGCGGAGGGAAGATCTGCTACATGGCCGCGCAACTGGTCGGCGAGGAGGGTGCGGTCATCGGCGTCGACATGAACGACGACATGCTGGCGCTGGCCCGCAAGTACCAGCGGGAGATGGCCGAGAAGCTGGGCGGCGACCGCGTCCGCTTCCTCAAGGGGCTGATCCAGGATCTGGCGCTCGATCTCGCCGCCACCGACCGCTGGCTGGCCGAACATCCCATCACCAGCCACCGCGGGCTGGCCGCGCTGCACGCCTTCCAGCGGGAGCAGCGCGCCACCGCCCCCCTGATCGCCGACGGCACCATCGACCTGGTCATCTCCAACTGCGTGCTCAACCTGGTCGACCACCACGAGAAACCGCGGCTCTTCCGCGAGATCTTCCGCGTGCTGCGGCCCGGCGGGCGGGTGGCGATCTCCGACATCGTCGCCGACCGGCCGGTGCCGCAGGCGCTGATGGAGGATCCCGAGCTGTGGAGCGGCTGCATCTCCGGCGCCATGGAGGAGCAGGCCTTCCTCGACGCCTTCAGCGCGGCCGGGCTGTGCGGCGTGCGCATCGACAAGCGCGAGCCCACCCCGTGGCGGGAGGTCGAGGGGATCGCCTTCCGCGCGATCACCGTCACCGCCGAGAAACCGTCCGCGGCCGCGACGGAGGAACAGATGCGCCGAGTGATCTACCGCGGCCCCTTCGCCCGGGTCACCGACGAACGCGGCGGCTGCTTCGTCCGCGGGGCGGCGACCCCCGTCGACGCCGCCGGCTGGGCGCTGCTGCAGAGCGCCCCCTACCGCGACCACTTCCTCCCGGCCGACCCGACGGAGGAGGAGGCGGAGGCCCCATCCTCGGGCTGCCGCCCCGGCGGCGGGTGTTGCTGA
- a CDS encoding pyrimidine 5'-nucleotidase — translation MQARQPQPVDAGRLLPCRFLRQAVPYAAHPQQQRRQKPHRPEQTATADPPPEPRERLLHRRAKVTHLPTKITPRLLVVDLDNTLYHAEAGLFARMDANINRFIRDRLGVPWETADAMRLRYWRRYGTTLTGLMRHHAVEPEPFLHAAHDLELDDVVEAAPELEAALARLPMRKVIHSNATREHVERILERLGVRRHFQAIYDIRFHRYRPKPCRETLALLLQREGCPPPAALVIDDSADNLLAARAIGCATGWITRARRHGGFDLQAAEITTLLRAIPVQETGLWRDQSPVRPPGRTETAQGEYTP, via the coding sequence CTGCAGGCGCGCCAGCCGCAACCGGTCGACGCGGGCCGCCTGCTCCCGTGCCGTTTTCTGCGCCAGGCCGTACCATACGCCGCCCATCCCCAGCAGCAACGCCGCCAGAAGCCACATCGACCGGAGCAGACCGCTACGGCGGATCCGCCGCCGGAGCCAAGAGAGAGACTTCTCCATCGGAGGGCGAAAGTTACCCATTTGCCAACAAAAATCACGCCGCGACTCCTGGTGGTCGATCTCGACAACACCCTCTACCACGCCGAGGCCGGCCTCTTCGCCCGGATGGATGCCAACATCAACCGCTTCATCCGCGACCGTCTGGGGGTGCCGTGGGAGACGGCCGACGCCATGCGGCTGCGCTACTGGCGGCGGTACGGCACCACCCTCACCGGGCTGATGCGCCACCACGCCGTCGAGCCCGAGCCGTTCCTGCACGCCGCTCACGACCTGGAGCTCGACGACGTCGTCGAGGCCGCCCCCGAGCTGGAGGCGGCCCTCGCCCGGCTGCCGATGCGCAAGGTGATCCACAGCAACGCCACGCGCGAGCACGTCGAGCGGATCCTCGAACGGTTGGGGGTCCGCCGCCACTTCCAGGCGATCTACGACATCCGCTTCCACCGCTACCGGCCCAAGCCGTGCCGGGAGACCCTGGCGCTGCTGCTGCAGCGGGAGGGGTGCCCGCCGCCGGCGGCGCTGGTGATCGACGACAGCGCCGATAACCTTCTCGCGGCCCGCGCCATCGGCTGCGCCACCGGCTGGATCACCCGAGCGCGGCGCCACGGCGGCTTCGACCTGCAGGCGGCGGAGATCACCACCCTGCTGCGGGCCATCCCGGTGCAAGAAACAGGCCTCTGGCGCGACCAATCCCCCGTCCGGCCGCCAGGCCGGACCGAAACCGCACAGGGAGAGTACACCCCATGA
- a CDS encoding M23 family metallopeptidase, with product MWLLAALLLGMGGVWYGLAQKTAREQAARVDRLRLARLQADYRRDLAALQRIRLRQREEIDRLIGRLGMLDARLTRLDALGRRLVARAGLDTALFDFDRPPAVGGGRPVRGLVPGEVDVDPRLDALLDASDRLQAGLDAVGFYLMLHHDEEDARPHLWPAPGGWISSRFGRRSDPFTGRMAMHRGVDIANRQGADVLATASGMVLFAGFSPDFGRTVLIDHGYGYRTRYAHLRDTTVRVGDEVAAGDCIGHIGSSGRSTGPHLHYEVHYHGMVVDPVRFLPRHHG from the coding sequence ATGTGGCTTCTGGCGGCGTTGCTGCTGGGGATGGGCGGCGTATGGTACGGCCTGGCGCAGAAAACGGCACGGGAGCAGGCGGCCCGCGTCGACCGGTTGCGGCTGGCGCGCCTGCAGGCCGACTACCGGCGCGATCTCGCCGCACTGCAGCGGATCCGCCTGCGGCAACGCGAGGAGATCGATCGGTTGATCGGTCGTCTCGGCATGCTCGATGCGCGTCTGACCCGGCTCGACGCCCTCGGCCGGCGGCTGGTGGCGCGCGCCGGGCTGGATACGGCGCTGTTCGACTTCGACCGGCCGCCGGCGGTCGGAGGCGGGCGGCCGGTGCGCGGCCTGGTCCCCGGGGAGGTGGACGTCGACCCGCGGCTGGATGCGCTGCTCGATGCGAGCGACCGGCTCCAGGCCGGCCTCGACGCCGTCGGTTTCTACCTGATGCTGCACCACGACGAGGAGGATGCGCGGCCCCATCTCTGGCCCGCGCCGGGCGGGTGGATCAGCTCCCGCTTCGGCCGGCGCAGCGACCCCTTCACCGGACGCATGGCGATGCACCGTGGCGTCGATATCGCCAACCGGCAGGGGGCCGATGTGCTGGCGACCGCCTCGGGCATGGTGCTCTTCGCCGGCTTCTCGCCCGACTTCGGCCGCACGGTGTTGATCGACCACGGCTACGGCTACCGCACCCGCTACGCCCATCTGCGCGATACCACCGTGCGGGTCGGCGATGAGGTGGCCGCCGGCGACTGCATCGGCCACATTGGTTCGAGCGGCCGCTCCACCGGGCCCCATCTCCACTACGAGGTCCATTACCACGGCATGGTCGTCGACCCTGTCCGTTTCCTTCCTCGCCATCATGGCTGA